A genomic segment from Nicotiana sylvestris chromosome 1, ASM39365v2, whole genome shotgun sequence encodes:
- the LOC104210235 gene encoding phosphatidylinositol 3,4,5-trisphosphate 3-phosphatase and protein-tyrosine-phosphatase PTEN2A, translating into MDSGSADVSDSQPVTASNAARSTAVDSAPGQSTEEVPSKLSTSGISSWAKNLKIPQPFTGSQDEQSSGNATKSTFARFTGGLGMRLSPKSPAAENSEGTSTSPSSFIGTFTKGLVDSSKNAVKAVQVKARHVVSQNKRRYQEGGFDLDLTYITENIIAMGFPAGDMSSGIFGYVEGFYRNHMEEVIKFFETHHKDKYKVYNLCSERLYDASLFEGKVACFPFDDHNCPPIQLIISFCQSAYSWLKEDIENVVVVHCKAGMARTGLMISSLLLYLKFFPTAEESMDYYNQKRCVDGKGLVLPSQIRYVKYFERILMYFNGENQPGRRCMLRGFRLHRCPYWIRPSITVSDHNGVLFSTKKHPRTKDLSPEDFWFSAPKKGVMVFALPGEPGLAELAGDFKIHFHDGQGDFYCWLNTTMIENRKVLTTGDLDGFDKRKLPSPGFQVEVVLVDYDAAFPARPQSETTTRESADSSSANPAPGSNPTSGGEPAARSNTNQHPGNSDKDDVFSDNESEETGMSKTRQTKAASEASAPADAKPLGSKNNNDSDKLSSLTHKTEQVSLGGTSSIHSEPKRDGSDGATSGVEVSNPVGGVSDFKVVAADASVFSFGDEEDYESE; encoded by the exons ATGGACTCAGGATCTGCTGATGTATCAGATTCACAACCTGTTACGGCATCAAATGCAGCAAGGTCTACTGCAGTGGATTCTGCACCAGGCCAGTCAACAGAGGAGGTGCCTTCAAAGCTCTCTACTTCAGGCATCTCCTCATGggccaaaaatttaaaaattccaCAACCGTTCACGGGATCCCAAGATGAACAATCATCTGGAAATGCTACCAAATCAACCTTTGCTCGTTTCACTGGTGGGCTTGGAATGCGTCTGTCCCCTAAGTCTCCTGCAGCTGAAAATTCTGAAGGAACATCAACATCGCCATCCAGCTTTATTGGAACATTCACCAAAGGATTAGTTGACTCTTCGAAGAATGCAGTGAAGGCTGTGCAGGTTAAAGCGCGACATGTTGTATCCCAGAATAAGAGAAGATACCAG GAAGGAGGATTTGATTTAGATTTGACCTACATAACAGAGAATATAATTGCCATGGGCTTCCCTGCTGGTGATATGAGCTCTGGCATTTTTGGCTATGTTGAG GGGTTCTACAGAAACCACATGGAAGAAGTCATTAAATTCTTTGAAACTCATCATAAG GATAAATACAAAGTTTACAATCTTTGTTCTGAAAGATTGTATGATGCTTCTCTGTTTGAGGGAAAG GTTGCTTGTTTTCCATTTGATGATCACAACTGCCCTCCTATTCAACTCATTATATCGTTTTGTCAAAGTGCATACTCTTGGTTGAAGGAGGATATCGAAAATGTTGTGGTTGTACATTGTAAGGCAGGAATGGCAAGAACTGGTTTGATGATCTCTAGTCTTCTTCTATACTTGAAA TTCTTTCCTACGGCGGAGGAGTCTATGGATTACTACAACCAAAAGAGATGCGTAGATGGAAAAGGATTAGTTTTGCCGAGCCAGATT AGATATGTCAAGTATTTCGAACGCATCTTAATGTACTTCAATGGAGAAAACCAGCCTGGCCGCAG GTGCATGCTCAGAGGATTTCGCCTCCATAGGTGCCCTTATTGGATAAGGCCTTCTATTACAGTATCGGATCATAATG GTGTGCTCTTCTCAACAAAAAAACATCCAAGAACCAAGGATCTATCG CCTGAGGATTTTTGGTTCAGTGCACCAAAGAAAGGGGTTATGGTTTTTGCTCTTCCAGGCGAGCCTGGCCTTGCAGAGTTAGCTGGGGATTTCAAAATCCATTTTCATGACGGTCAAGGAGACTTTTATTG TTGGCTGAATACAACAATGATAGAGAACAGGAAAGTTCTGACCACAGGCGACCTTGATGGTTTTGACAAG AGAAAATTACCATCACCTGGTTTCCAAGTGGAAGTAGTCCTTGTGGACTATGATGCTGCCTTCCCTGCTCGACCCCAATCAGAAACCACCACCAGAGAATCAGCTGACAGTTCAAGTGCTAATCCTGCCCCTGGATCTAATCCTACCTCAGGCGGTGAGCCTGCTGCCAGAAGTAACACGAACCAACACCCTGGGAACAGTGACAAGGATGACGTGTTCTCAGACAATGAATCTGAGGAAACTGGAATGTCAAAGACTAGACAAACTAAAGCTGCTTCTGAAGCTAGTGCTCCTGCAGATGCAAAACCCCTTGGGTCCAAAAACAATAATGATTCAGATAAATTATCAAGCTTGACACATAAGACAGAGCAAGTCTCGTTGGGAGGTACAAGCTCTATACACAGCGAGCCTAAAAGAGATGGCTCAGATGGAGCTACCTCTGGTGTTGAGGTTTCCAATCCGGTTGGAGGAGTGAGTGATTTCAAGGTAGTTGCAGCTGATGCATCTGTTTTCTCATTTGGTGATGAAGAGGATTATGAAAGTGAATAA
- the LOC104220650 gene encoding protein SRC2 homolog, with the protein MSMISGIQGQLLEVTVVSCNKLKDTEWISRQDPYVCLEYGSTKFRTRTCTDGGKNPTFQEKFVFTLIEGLREINVVVWNSNTISYDDFIGSGKIQLHKVLSQGYDDTAWPIQTKTGRHAGEVRLIMHYANANKPATSYAPSAPPYAASQPQAPMYSVPPPHLASYPPAAAYQTPPPYPAYPPHSVAYPPTSYPPPQTTAYPPAYPPPSAYPPVSYPPPSQDYSYPPGPYQGTYPPRPY; encoded by the exons ATGTCGATGATATCTGGCATCCAAGGCCAACTTCTAGAAGTTACGG TGGTTTCATGCAACAAATTGAAGGACACAGAATGGATATCAAGGCAAGATCCTTATGTTTGTCTTGAATATGGTAGTACCAAATTTCGTACTCGTACTTGCACAG ATGGTGGGAAAAACCCTACATTTCAAGAGAAATTCGTGTTTACGCTCATTGAAGGGTTGAGAGAGATTAATGTTGTGGTTTGGaatagcaataccatttcctatGACGATTTTATAGGGAGCGGAAA GATTCAACTACACAAAGTTCTCTCACAAGGATATGATGATACTGCTTGGCCAATCCAGACCAAGACCGGCAG GCATGCTGGAGAAGTTCGACTGATAATGCACTATGCTAATGCCAAT AAGCCAGCAACAAGTTATGCTCCATCAGCTCCACCATATGCAGCATCGCAACCTCAAGCACCTATGTACTCCGTGCCTCCACCACATTTAGCTTCTTATCCACCAGCAGCGGCTTATCAAACACCTCCTCCATACCCTGCATACCCGCCTCATTCAGTTGCATATCCACCAACCTCATATCCTCCCCCTCAAACGACTGCTTATCCTCCAGCTTATCCACCACCTTCGGCATATCCTCCCGTATCTTATCCACCACCATCACAGGACTATTCTTATCCTCCAG GTCCGTACCAGGGAACATATCCTCCACGACCTTACTGA